From Treponema sp. OMZ 787:
TAATTTTTGATTTTTAAGGATTTAGTAATTAAAAAGCTGTATAGGTTAAAAAATAAAGTCTAATTGTTAAGAATAAGCTTATAATTTTAAGATAATATTATTTATAAAAGTTTAGTTTTGTAAATAAAAAGCTTTATAGTAAAATTCTAAGTTTATTTATTAAATATAGTAATAAAAAGCAAAATAGTGTAAAATCAAAAGCACAATTGTTAATATAAGCGATTAAATGAAATAAAAGTGTCTAACACCCGCTTCAACCTGACATTGCGGGTCAAGCCCGCAATGTCAGGTTGAGCGAATGTTGGATGGACGCTGTGCGTACATCCAACGGGGCGGCGGAACATCCGCCTGTTGTCCGGCGCGCAGTGCCGTCCAACACGCGAATTAAGCTGACGGCAAATCTCAAAAGCTTTCGGCTTTCTCGCTTCTTGCAGCTTATCCGCCGCCTCGTTAGGCGTACAGTGTACAATTGCAATTTTTTTTTGGAGATAATAATTATGCAATATATATTGTTGTGTAGATTTTTTTTTCTAAAATTACTATAATAAAATTATGAGTGGAGACAAAAATAGACTTACATATATATCTCTTTTTAGCAGTGCAGGAGTTGGTTGTTTTGGATTTAAAATGGCTGGTTTTGATTGCATTGCAACGAATGAAATTATATCACGACGATTAGAGGTTCAAAAATTCAATAGTAAATGTAAATATGATACAGGTTATATCTGTGGAGATATAACAAAACAAGACACAAAAGATATTTTATTCTCTCAGATAGAATTATGGGAAAAAAAGGATAATCTGAAACGTGTAGATGTTTTAGTTGCGACACCGCCATGTCAGGGTATGTCCGTAGCGAATCATAAAAAAACAGAAAAAGAAATAGTTAGGAACTCTCTTGTTGTAGAATCTATCAAAATTATCAAAGAAGTAAATCCAAAATTTTTCATTTTTGAAAATGTTCCAGCATTTATGAAAACTATTTGCACAGATATTGATGGAAAAGAAAAAACTATTTCAGAGACAATCGAAAATAATTTAGGTGAAAAGTATTCTTATATTTCAAGAATTATTAATTTTAAAAATTATGGTGCTTGCTCAAGTCGTCAACGAACATTGGTAATTGGAGTTGCCCGTGAATTTTCAGATCAAATTTCTCCAATAGAACTTTACCCAGAAATTGAAGAAGAAAAAACGCTTCGCGAGGTTATAGGAAATTTAAAAGCTTTAGACTTTGGTGAAATTGATTCAAGTGATTTTTATCATGCTTTTAGAGTTTATCCTGAGCATATGCGTGCATGGATACAAGATTTAAGGGAAGGAGAATCTGCATTTGATAATATAGATATTGAAAAACGCCCGCACCAAATAAAAGATGGTAGAATTGTAGAAAATACTCGAAAAAATGCAGATAAATATACTCGTCAATATTGGGATAAAGTTGGACCTTGTGTTCATACTCGCAATGACCAATTGGCAAGTCAGAATACAATTCATCCAAAAGATGATAGGGTTTTCTCAATTCGTGAACTTATGCTAATGATGACAGTTCCGGAAAATTTTCGTTGGATTGATAAATCGCTTGAAAGATTAAATGCTTTATCTGAAAAAGAAAAACAAGTATTACTCAAGAAAGAAGAAGTGAAAATTCGCCAATCTCTTGGAGAAGCTGTCCCAACTCAAATTTTTAACAAAATTGCAGAAAATATAAAAAATGCCATTTCTCATAATTTGGTAAATACTTCAGAAATAAATAAAATAATAGATAATTATAAGTTAAGCGAAAAAAAAAATCTTATCGAGTTTATATCTGAAAATCCAATAGATCTAACAATTTCTGATTTGGCACGAATTGCAGAATTATGCAATTCCAAAAGAACAGAAAACGCAGCCTATTTTACAAATAAATCCTTGATAACTGAAATTATAAAAAATCTTCCCTCAGTTGAAAAAAAAGAGCTTTCTATTCTAGAGCCTTCTGTTGGTGTTGGAAATTTTATCCCTCTTATTCTTAGAAAATTTGAAGACAAAATAATAAACTTAGATTTAATTGACATCAATGCTGATTCATTGGAAATTGCAAAACTGCTAATTTCAAAAATTACAAAAACAAAATCTTTAAAAATTAATTTTATAAATGCTGATTTTCTTTTATTTAATTTTGACAAAAAATATGACTTTGTAATTGGGAATCCCCCATTCTCAAAAAAAAATGTAAAATCATCTCTTTTGAAGAATTATAAAAAAGATGTTGTGAATGATGAAACAAATAATCTTTGTTCTTTTTTCTTGGAAAAATCTCTAAAAATTTCAAATTATGTGGTGATGGTATTTCCAAAATTTTTGTTAAATACTCCTGAATTTGCTAAAAGTAGAGATTTTTTAGCAAACAAAGCAATTGATTGTTTAATAGATTTTGGCGAAAAAGGTTTTAAAGGAGTTTTAGTAGAAACTATAGCAGTTTTCGTAAATAATAATTCTTATCCTGATAAAACGAAAGTTATTTCAGTAACAAAACATATAGAAATTGAACAAAATCAAAAATATATTTGCTCGAAAGATTTGCCATATTGGATTATATATAGAAATGATTTCTTTGATTCAATTTATAGTAAACTTGATTTTAATGAATTTTCTGTTTTTAGAGATAGACAAATAACAAAATCTAAATTAAATGCAACAACAGGTATTAGAGTCTTAAAATCCCGAAATATAAATGATACTGGTACTGAAATTTTGAATATTGCAGGCTATGATGCTTTTATTGTTAATTCTAAAATTTCAGAATTGGTTGTTTCAAAATATTTAAATGCAGAGAATGTTTTTTTAACTCCGAATATGACACATAATCCACGTGTTATAAGAAAACCAAAAAACTGTTTAGTAAACGGGTCCGTTGCAATTTTAATTCCTAAAAAAGATATACAAATAACTGATAAGCAATTACTTTATTTTTCAACAAAAGAATATAGAGATTTTTATCAAATAGCTCGGAATTATCAAACCCGCTCATTAAATGTGGATGCATGTTCCATATATTTTTATGGATTGTTGAAAGAAAATTATAAATCTAAAAAGAGGTTATGTATGATAACAGAGCAGTCAGTCATCGATTTAATTAATCGAAATAATTATGACTTAAGACTTTCACATAATGGTCGTTGGATTGACCAAAAGTGTACTCCTGATGTTATTTCTTTTGTTGCTGATTGCATTCTGGCTTATATTGATGAAACTAAACAATCAACATTTTCTTCAAGAGATATTCAATATTTTAAGTATTCAAATAATAATGTTCAATTATTGTTTAAAAAAACGGATACAACTAAAGATAGTGCACAACACGAATATGATAAATTCTTTCAACAGCCAATGAAGATGCTTGCATATGCAAATATCTTAACTGAAACTGTTGTAAAGAATCAGAATATATTCAAGTTAGCAGAACGTGAAATTCTTGAATATATTGCTATGAGTGAAAAAAATGCTTTGAAATTCTTAAGAAATTATATTGAAAAGGTTTTACTTGATAGTAATATGTTTCAAGCTTTTAACTCTTTTTATGATAATCCAACAGAGGCTTCATATTCAATTTTGAAGAAAAAATATGAAGATTTTATTCATAAGGTAACACCAATAAAAGGCAACTATGAGATAAAAAGAATTTTTACAAAAGTGATAAATCCGTTGTCTTATTTTAGAAATGCACAAGGGAGTGAATCAGGTAGATTATCTAAGTATAAAATTACGTATGATAGGTTGATGTACAACCGAGATAATTTTAGAGATATTTATTCAGGAAAACCTAAAGATATGACTAGAAAAGATTATCTATTACTGAATCCTGTTAAAATTAATCAAGATTACTATAATTACCAATCTGAAAAAGCAAAGCGTTTCTTACACCTATTTAATGAAGCTCATAGAAATGGTCGTTCTGAATATTTAGAAAAAAATCATGAATCTGACAAAGCAACTCATATACATCATATTTTTCCAAAATCACAATATCCAGAGATTTGTTATTACTTGGAAAATCTAATAGCATTAACTCCTACACAACATCTTAACTATGCACATCCGGAAGGAAGAACGCAAGAGATAAATAAAACATATCAGCATTTATTATTATTGGCTAAAGCAGATAGAATAAAGGAAAATTTATCTTTTGATATATTTCCACGTGATTATGAAATTATTTATGAATTTCCAAAGTTTTTACATGTTTTAAGTGTTGGTTTTGAGGATAAAGAACTAGAAACAATAGCTGATATGGATTTTGTAGCGGTTATGAATGCAATAAATATTTATTATGCAAATATAGTTTAATTAAACTTGTCTATTTCTTATTTTTTGATTATCTTCTGTATTATTAGGGGGAAATTATGAGTAAATTAACCTATGGTAAGAATCAACAAGTAAATTTTAAAAATGAAGAAGAAAAACAAGAAGCTATAAACTATATATTAAACACACCGTCAAATGTAGATTTCAAAGTCCATGAGGATAATCAAAATCAAGGTGCATGGGCTCCTGAAGAAAGGATACATTTTTATTCAGAAAATGGCGTTCCTGAGTCTCTAAAAAGACAAATGACTGCTGGAAGAGGGAACTTATATGGACGAATTAATTGTAAAGAATTTTGTGAAGAGTTAAGACAACTTGCTCTTGAAAGAGAACTCTGATTACTTATTTATAAAAATATACCTAACATCCCGCTTAACCTAACATTGCGGACGAGACTCAAATGTAGGTTAAGCGGAATGTTCAAGTCAGAGTTGATGAATCTCTAAAAGATGAAGTTACTAATATCTATAAGCATTACGGAATGGATTTACCGACAGCCATCAGAATTTTTATGAAAAAAACGGTTGCAGTTAATGGACTTCCTTTCGATCTTAGAGATGATACAAATAAAAAAAATATCTGGCAATATTTTGGAAGCGGTAAAGATATCGAAATGAATATACCCAATGAAGCGGAAAATGCTATAAAAGAAGCAAAAGCCGATATAGCAGCAGGTAAATTTTATACCGATGGGATATCTGAACATATAAAGAGAATAAACGGTGTATAAAACCATTTTTACAGAATTATATGAATAAAAAGTTAAAAAATTCTCAAAAAAGCATCCTGATTTACAAAGTTTCAGGTTTTTAATTTTTTTGTGTAATTTATAATATAATTATGGGCGATATTACGGAGGGCAATTATGAGAGAAGAATATGATTTCTCAAATGCTATTAAAAATCCTTATGTTGATAGGCTAAAAAAGCAGATAACAATACGCCTTGATGACGATATAATTGCATATTTTAAAAATATGGCGGAAAGTTCAGGAATACCCTATCAAAATTTAATCAATTTGTATCTTAAAGACTGCACAAAAAAGAAAAAAAAGTTGGATATACAATTTTCGTAAATACCGAAAATATTACCTGCATAAATCAGGGCAACCGCACCGGAATGTTTCTGAAGCGGTTGCCTTCCTTACCGTGCGAAATTTTGAACAAAATTTCGCATATTTTTCAAAAAAGGGCAAACGCATCATGAGGGTAAATAAAATAGCAAAAAAATAGGCTGTGAATACCCCTCTTGCAGCTGCACAGCGGCGAAAGGCGGGTTGAACAGCCTATGTTTTTTGCGAAGATAAAACTATGATGCGTTTGCCCTGATTTTATATCATATTGTGTGTACAAATTACAGGTATTATGATATATTTAATATGGAGGTAACGAAAATGGCAATTACATTAAAAAATGTTAGAATTGATTTGAGAGCCAGCAGACACCAAAAATCTATACTTGAGAGAGCTTCTGAGCTTAAGCATATTTCTCTATCTTCATATATTCTTTCAACTGCATTAAAACAAGCACAGAGAGATTTAACAGAAAATGAAACTCTTATACTTTCTAATCGGGATCGAGATTTAATGATTGCTGCTTTAGATAATCCGCCGGAACCCAATGAGGCTTTGAAAAGATTATTTCAATGATTATTGATTATAGATTAGTTTCAATAAAAGAAATGCAGCAAAAATCTCTACTTAAAAAATTTGATTGCGGTATTGAGCAATTAAATGAGTTTTTATCGCGATATGCAATAAAAAATGAGGAGTTGGGTATAGGTAGAACTTTTGTTGCTTTGAATGCCAATAACCGGATTTTAGGCTATTTTACTTTAGCTACAGCTCAAGTCGCTTATCAAGAGATTCCGGATGAATATAGAGATAAATTACCAAAATATCCAATTCCTGCACTAAGAATTGCGAGGTTAGCTGTTGATAAAGAGTTACAAGGAAAAGGAATAGGAAGATGGCTTCTTTCACAAGTTTTTATAAAGGTTATTCAAGTAGCAGATATAACCGGTCTTTATTTGATAATAGTAGATGCAAAAGAAACTTCAAAAAACTTTTATGAACATTACGGTTTTCAAAAATTCATGGATGAGGATTTATCTTATTTCATGTTGATTGATACAATCAGAAAAGCAATCTCCCCGCCTTTTCTTAAATAATTTTTCAGGTTATAATAGGCTATGGAATTAAAATCGGAACTGCTTGAGATCGACAAACTCAAGGCAGAGTTGGATTTATTACGGCCTCTTTCGCTTAAATAGCTTGAAAACCTCAAAAGACTGTTTGATAAAGAAAGTCTTGAAATATATTTAGACACACTAAAAAATAATATAATATGGAAATAACCTTTTCAGACCTAAAAACAAAAATCGATGATCTCTTAAACGAAACGTCACAGGAAAAAATCGTCAGTATCTTGCAAGATATAATGCACAGTCTTTTGTTTGGCTATGTATTTCAAATAAAAGGGGATAAGGGCATTGTAACCATTGATCCTATCGAACTCGAAGCCTATTTTTTTAAAGACTCTTGCTTTGAAGATGATTGTGTTCATCGCAACGAAAAACAAAAGAGCAATTTCGGAAGGCTATATGTGCATAAAACTAAAAACAATCACTTAAAAGGCGGAACAAGGAAGGGTATGGACCTTTGTCTTTCTGATAATGAAAACTACACCCTTGCCTTTTTAATAAGAAGTGCCTATGTAGACAGTAGGGAAAACAGCGGAGAAGAAAGGATAAGGATTTGCGGTCCTTGTTTGTTGACAGATGAGGTTTTTCAAAAGCTCAAGTTTGATTATAAAACTGAATATGATAAACTTGAATTTCAAGAAGTGCTTATAAAAGAAGAAAAACCGGAGGCCGAATTTTACCTAAGTTCAAGAATAAATGTAAACTCAAAAATGCAAAATTCTCTTTTAAGAATGGTGCGTATCGAAGATAATTATTTTACAGGTTTAAAAGAAATTAATAAGCTTAAAAACTGCCTTTTTACATTGATAAATCATACAAAATGATGTATATTGTATGCAAGGAGGTACGATATGCCGCTCTTGCAAGTGCGAGAATGTCCTGAAGATATTTATAGAAAAATTACTTATGCCGCAAAAAATGAAAATAGAACTATTGCACAGCAAATCATTGTTTTACTTGAAAAAGCCTTGGGGCAAGAAGAATCAAACATTTCACGCCGTAAAAATATTCTAAAAAAGATTCAAAGCCGGGATGTTTCTTATGAAATAAAAGCTGTAAATCCTGTAGATCTTATCAGAGAGGACAGGGACAGGTGATTATAATTCTTGATGTAAGTGCTGCAATAGAAATACTTTTTCAACGGGAAAAGAGCTGCTTATTCTCCGAGCTTTATTCTAAAGCCGGTTGGATTATAGCTCCTGATTTATTTGTTGCCGAGATCACAAATGTTTTATGGAAGTATTATAAAGCCGGACTTATAACACATGAAGATTGTATTCAATATGTACAAGATGGGCTTGATATGGTGGATGATTTCATTGGTGCAAATACGTTATGGAAAGAATCTTTATCTGAAGGAATCAAAAATAATCATTCAATTTATGATATGTACTATTTGGTTTTAACTCGAAGAAATGACGGTACATTAATCACTAATGATACGGCCTTAGCTGAGATTTGTAAAAAAATGAAGATAAAAGTTTGTAATTAAAATTAGAGTGTATTATATGCAGGAGGAAAACACATGAACTTAATAGAATTTTTCGGAACTACGGTAAAGCCTAAAATTACTAAAGGCAAAAATATGCTTAATCCCATACCCACAGGGAAGATCACGGACGGAATTTTTTGTATAAGGGATAAGGACGTAAATGTCTTTTTAATCAAAGCACAAAACTACTATATAGCCATAGATTCGGGCTATAAAAACAGTGAAAATCTTATTAATGGATTAAAAGAGCTTAATATAGACAAAAATGACGTAAAATACCTTTTTTTAACCCACTTGGATTTGGATCATGCCGGAGGTATTGACGGAAGATGCGATAATATCTTCCCTAACGCAAAAATATTTTTAGGAAAGGAAGAAGAAAAATACCTTAAGTCGATTTATTTCCGCAAAAAAGTGCTCTTTTTTAACCTTAAAACTCCTATCAAAATATTTAAAGATTATACCTGCCTTGAAGACGGAGAAGCCGTTAATTTGGATGGGTGCTGCATAGAAGCTGTTCTTACCCCGGGCCATACGCTCGGACATCTTGCTTATATATTGAACAATAAAATAATCTTTTCAGGCGATTGCCTTATAATGAATGATGAAGGCGGCTACAGTATGTATGACCTATGGAACATTGACACTGAACAAAATATCAGCTCCCTATTTAAACTAAAAGAAACCGCCCTTCAAAGAAAATGTGAAATGCTTATAAGCTCCCATACCGGCTTTACTGCCGATATTGACAAGGCTTTTAAGCATGTAGATAAGGCTCCCGATTGGAAGGCCAAAGGGTTCAAGTTTATAGAAAATGCCGTAGAAAATCTGTATGATTAAAAAATATGAAGCTTTTTAAAACCTCAAAAGAAATAGTAGATAATTTTTCTCAAAAATTCAATGAAATGCTTGAACTTGCTTCAAATCTGGATGGAGAGCAAGCTTTATCTGTTTTCAAAGCTTGGGAAAAAGTGATAGGTGACCAAAAATTAGCGTCTTATTGCGAGCTTTACGATATAAAAAATGATACGGCAATTATAAAAACCGAACATACAGGCTGGAGCCAGCAGCTTTTAATTCGAAAGAAAAAAATAATATATAATTTTAAGAAATTTTATCCTGCATTGGGTATAAATAATATTGTTGTTTTTGTGGAATCTGAATTCTCATTAAAACAAAAAGCTGATGTATCAAAAACCTCTTATTCTAATGAAGATATTGAAGACGATAGCTTGAAAACAATTTCCGAACCGGATAAAACCCTGCCTCCAGAATTGGAAAAAGCTTTAAAGGCTCTAAAAAAATCCATAATAAAAAAGAATAAATAGCAAAATATTCACAGTTATTCAAATTTAATAAACAAGTTATCCACAATTAAAAATTAGAATATTTTATGTGTTTTTTATTATAAATCGATATTTCCATTAAAACAGAAGAAAAAACGCTATAAATCTCTAAAAACTCCATAAAAAAGGCTGTTTTAGGCTTGTTTTTGTCTATCTTCTAACTAAAAATGTTTCACGTGAAACATTGCTTTTCTGCTTAATTTTAGCCTAAGTTTATCACAAGTTATCCACAAGAGGAATTAATTCTATTTGATGTTCTTTTTTCTCAAGGCTTAAAAGAAATCTTTTTCGATCTAAGCCGGCAGAAAAACCGCCTAATTTTCCTCCGGTGCAAATTACTCGATGGCACGGGATTATAATAGGTATAGGATTTTTTCCGTTGGCATTTCCTACGGCACGGCAGGATTTGGGATTATTTAAATTTACGGCAATCTGTTTATATGATATTGTTTTGCCGTAAGGTATTTTACAAAGCTCTTTCCATACTGATTTTTGAAAGTCTGTGCCTTCGGGAGAAATTTGAACTGTGAATTGCTTTAAATTTCCTTCAAAGTATTGTTTTAACTCTTCCTTAGCTTGAGTACAGATTTTTACGGCTTGTTCGACATTTTTTTGAGTTGATTCAGAAATCTGTATGACAGAATCCTTGTTTATAAATCTCAATTCTTTTAAACCGGAGTTATCGGCAATGATAAGTATCTTTCCGATAGGACTATCTATTTGTTCGTATATCATAATTTCCTCTATATCTTTTCTTCTTAGTTTTCATTCAAAAGCTTTTCCAAGCAAGGCTCAAT
This genomic window contains:
- a CDS encoding DNA cytosine methyltransferase, with the protein product MSGDKNRLTYISLFSSAGVGCFGFKMAGFDCIATNEIISRRLEVQKFNSKCKYDTGYICGDITKQDTKDILFSQIELWEKKDNLKRVDVLVATPPCQGMSVANHKKTEKEIVRNSLVVESIKIIKEVNPKFFIFENVPAFMKTICTDIDGKEKTISETIENNLGEKYSYISRIINFKNYGACSSRQRTLVIGVAREFSDQISPIELYPEIEEEKTLREVIGNLKALDFGEIDSSDFYHAFRVYPEHMRAWIQDLREGESAFDNIDIEKRPHQIKDGRIVENTRKNADKYTRQYWDKVGPCVHTRNDQLASQNTIHPKDDRVFSIRELMLMMTVPENFRWIDKSLERLNALSEKEKQVLLKKEEVKIRQSLGEAVPTQIFNKIAENIKNAISHNLVNTSEINKIIDNYKLSEKKNLIEFISENPIDLTISDLARIAELCNSKRTENAAYFTNKSLITEIIKNLPSVEKKELSILEPSVGVGNFIPLILRKFEDKIINLDLIDINADSLEIAKLLISKITKTKSLKINFINADFLLFNFDKKYDFVIGNPPFSKKNVKSSLLKNYKKDVVNDETNNLCSFFLEKSLKISNYVVMVFPKFLLNTPEFAKSRDFLANKAIDCLIDFGEKGFKGVLVETIAVFVNNNSYPDKTKVISVTKHIEIEQNQKYICSKDLPYWIIYRNDFFDSIYSKLDFNEFSVFRDRQITKSKLNATTGIRVLKSRNINDTGTEILNIAGYDAFIVNSKISELVVSKYLNAENVFLTPNMTHNPRVIRKPKNCLVNGSVAILIPKKDIQITDKQLLYFSTKEYRDFYQIARNYQTRSLNVDACSIYFYGLLKENYKSKKRLCMITEQSVIDLINRNNYDLRLSHNGRWIDQKCTPDVISFVADCILAYIDETKQSTFSSRDIQYFKYSNNNVQLLFKKTDTTKDSAQHEYDKFFQQPMKMLAYANILTETVVKNQNIFKLAEREILEYIAMSEKNALKFLRNYIEKVLLDSNMFQAFNSFYDNPTEASYSILKKKYEDFIHKVTPIKGNYEIKRIFTKVINPLSYFRNAQGSESGRLSKYKITYDRLMYNRDNFRDIYSGKPKDMTRKDYLLLNPVKINQDYYNYQSEKAKRFLHLFNEAHRNGRSEYLEKNHESDKATHIHHIFPKSQYPEICYYLENLIALTPTQHLNYAHPEGRTQEINKTYQHLLLLAKADRIKENLSFDIFPRDYEIIYEFPKFLHVLSVGFEDKELETIADMDFVAVMNAINIYYANIV
- a CDS encoding prevent-host-death protein, which gives rise to MYKHYGMDLPTAIRIFMKKTVAVNGLPFDLRDDTNKKNIWQYFGSGKDIEMNIPNEAENAIKEAKADIAAGKFYTDGISEHIKRINGV
- a CDS encoding BrnA antitoxin family protein yields the protein MREEYDFSNAIKNPYVDRLKKQITIRLDDDIIAYFKNMAESSGIPYQNLINLYLKDCTKKKKKLDIQFS
- a CDS encoding DUF1778 domain-containing protein, coding for MAITLKNVRIDLRASRHQKSILERASELKHISLSSYILSTALKQAQRDLTENETLILSNRDRDLMIAALDNPPEPNEALKRLFQ
- a CDS encoding GNAT family N-acetyltransferase, which codes for MIIDYRLVSIKEMQQKSLLKKFDCGIEQLNEFLSRYAIKNEELGIGRTFVALNANNRILGYFTLATAQVAYQEIPDEYRDKLPKYPIPALRIARLAVDKELQGKGIGRWLLSQVFIKVIQVADITGLYLIIVDAKETSKNFYEHYGFQKFMDEDLSYFMLIDTIRKAISPPFLK
- a CDS encoding type II toxin-antitoxin system VapC family toxin, producing MIIILDVSAAIEILFQREKSCLFSELYSKAGWIIAPDLFVAEITNVLWKYYKAGLITHEDCIQYVQDGLDMVDDFIGANTLWKESLSEGIKNNHSIYDMYYLVLTRRNDGTLITNDTALAEICKKMKIKVCN
- a CDS encoding MBL fold metallo-hydrolase translates to MNLIEFFGTTVKPKITKGKNMLNPIPTGKITDGIFCIRDKDVNVFLIKAQNYYIAIDSGYKNSENLINGLKELNIDKNDVKYLFLTHLDLDHAGGIDGRCDNIFPNAKIFLGKEEEKYLKSIYFRKKVLFFNLKTPIKIFKDYTCLEDGEAVNLDGCCIEAVLTPGHTLGHLAYILNNKIIFSGDCLIMNDEGGYSMYDLWNIDTEQNISSLFKLKETALQRKCEMLISSHTGFTADIDKAFKHVDKAPDWKAKGFKFIENAVENLYD
- a CDS encoding DUF721 domain-containing protein, whose product is MKLFKTSKEIVDNFSQKFNEMLELASNLDGEQALSVFKAWEKVIGDQKLASYCELYDIKNDTAIIKTEHTGWSQQLLIRKKKIIYNFKKFYPALGINNIVVFVESEFSLKQKADVSKTSYSNEDIEDDSLKTISEPDKTLPPELEKALKALKKSIIKKNK
- a CDS encoding methylated-DNA--[protein]-cysteine S-methyltransferase, with amino-acid sequence MIYEQIDSPIGKILIIADNSGLKELRFINKDSVIQISESTQKNVEQAVKICTQAKEELKQYFEGNLKQFTVQISPEGTDFQKSVWKELCKIPYGKTISYKQIAVNLNNPKSCRAVGNANGKNPIPIIIPCHRVICTGGKLGGFSAGLDRKRFLLSLEKKEHQIELIPLVDNL